One genomic region from Mesorhizobium terrae encodes:
- a CDS encoding endo alpha-1,4 polygalactosaminidase — protein sequence MRDSTATPARGLYNICYVNGFQTQPGVAWPLDLLVKNSKGKPLVDPEWPDEHLLDISSEKRRAAILERLAVTISGCARAGFNAVEFDNLDSFTRSNGALKHEDAVAFATLLVSAAHGHGLAAGQKNAPQLSDRERKQIGFDFSVSEECHRYDECAGYTRYYGEQVINIEYVDDLRGRFADICAAPTTPRDTVLRDRELKPAQRKGYRYDHCVKHRPARQ from the coding sequence GTGCGCGACAGCACCGCTACGCCGGCCCGAGGTCTGTACAACATATGCTATGTCAATGGTTTCCAGACACAGCCCGGTGTCGCGTGGCCGCTCGACCTTCTGGTCAAGAACAGCAAGGGTAAACCGCTTGTCGATCCGGAATGGCCGGATGAACATCTTCTCGACATCTCTTCGGAGAAGCGCCGAGCCGCTATCCTGGAGCGCCTTGCCGTCACCATTTCCGGTTGCGCGCGCGCAGGGTTCAATGCCGTCGAGTTCGACAATCTGGATTCCTTCACAAGGTCGAACGGTGCGCTCAAACACGAAGATGCGGTCGCATTCGCAACATTGCTGGTGAGTGCCGCTCATGGGCACGGACTGGCGGCTGGACAAAAGAATGCACCACAGCTTTCCGACCGGGAGCGGAAGCAGATAGGGTTCGATTTCTCGGTTTCCGAGGAATGCCACCGCTACGACGAATGCGCCGGGTACACACGATATTACGGCGAGCAGGTCATCAACATTGAATATGTCGATGATCTTCGCGGGCGTTTTGCCGACATCTGCGCGGCCCCGACCACGCCACGCGATACCGTTCTTCGCGATCGCGAACTCAAACCCGCACAGCGCAAGGGTTACCGTTACGATCACTGCGTCAAGCATCGGCCTGCCCGGCAATAG
- a CDS encoding lysophospholipid acyltransferase family protein: MMKFRSRERPFPELSYANAGQPVFTRWFIRSVEGLSGRDRFAALYDLWRRNIVPTGDRVFGRMLDLIDVGMRCADQWPPVDLPDAPLVIVANHPYGIGDGIAVLSLAEKLGRPFRVMIHKDLLRIREMEPYSLPVDFSETKEAVKANMAVRHEAMRLLKEGVTIVIFPAGGVATAPKGFGRAQDLPWKMFPARLVQEAKAAVIPMHFSGQNGRLFHLVSRPMNLAEREGRLARLVGKASLTLRISLLIREFARLSGRAIEVRIGKTLPPEEFEPLRDRKILLARLHRAVFDLAPSQPERRAKFLPRRFRRAAA, from the coding sequence AAAGACCCTTTCCGGAACTGTCTTACGCCAATGCCGGACAGCCGGTTTTCACGCGCTGGTTCATCCGCTCGGTCGAAGGCCTGTCGGGGCGCGATCGTTTCGCAGCACTCTACGATCTTTGGCGCCGCAACATCGTGCCGACCGGAGACCGCGTCTTCGGCCGAATGCTCGACCTGATCGACGTGGGCATGCGCTGCGCCGACCAATGGCCACCGGTCGACCTTCCCGATGCTCCATTGGTTATCGTCGCCAACCACCCCTACGGCATCGGCGACGGCATTGCTGTCCTGTCGCTGGCCGAGAAGCTCGGACGGCCATTTCGCGTCATGATCCACAAGGATCTGTTGCGGATCCGCGAAATGGAGCCTTATTCGCTCCCCGTCGATTTTTCGGAGACCAAGGAGGCGGTGAAAGCCAACATGGCCGTGCGCCACGAAGCGATGCGGCTCCTGAAGGAAGGGGTGACCATCGTCATCTTCCCGGCTGGCGGCGTCGCGACTGCTCCCAAAGGATTTGGCCGCGCTCAGGACCTGCCGTGGAAGATGTTTCCGGCACGGCTCGTGCAAGAAGCCAAGGCGGCGGTCATTCCGATGCATTTTTCCGGGCAGAACGGGCGGCTTTTTCATCTCGTCAGCCGGCCGATGAACCTGGCCGAGCGCGAGGGGCGGTTGGCGCGTCTCGTCGGAAAGGCTTCTCTGACGCTCAGGATATCGCTGCTGATCCGCGAATTCGCGCGCCTGTCGGGTCGCGCGATCGAGGTTCGTATCGGCAAGACGTTGCCGCCCGAGGAATTCGAGCCGCTGCGCGATCGCAAGATCCTGCTGGCCAGGCTCCATCGCGCGGTCTTCGATCTGGCACCTTCGCAGCCGGAGCGACGCGCCAAGTTCCTGCCGCGCCGGTTCCGTCGCGCGGCAGCCTGA
- a CDS encoding DUF2336 domain-containing protein: protein MVVSHFLKWVATAKVSERAAAASALARAYVNRDLPFEDRCAAEAALTFLLDDASSKVRAAMAEALSMSHHAPIQIIAALASDQPEVAAVVLARSPLLTDADLIDRVAAGQKATQKLIADRPSVSMTVAAAIAEIGEAEACLTLLANHGAVIASMSYRRIAERHGHLPALREALIAHETLPADCRHMLLVKLGEALRGAPLVLALMGTARAERVMRDACIKASVTLIDGTQAVEHRALVEHLRLRGDLTASFIIRTVAHGKVDFFGAALVALTGQSEQRVSALLAGGNDVALLALFASAGLSKATHGIILQALKIWREVANGKRVAGVQEVSWLMLKELGGQGAEGDLAALVKSIHLDALRQNARGHALAIAAA from the coding sequence ATGGTTGTTTCTCATTTCCTCAAATGGGTTGCCACGGCGAAGGTCTCCGAGCGCGCCGCGGCCGCGAGTGCGCTGGCCCGTGCCTATGTCAACCGCGACCTGCCGTTCGAGGATCGTTGCGCCGCCGAGGCGGCACTGACATTCCTGCTCGACGATGCCTCGTCCAAGGTGCGGGCCGCGATGGCCGAGGCGCTGTCGATGAGCCATCATGCGCCGATCCAGATCATCGCGGCACTGGCCTCCGACCAGCCCGAAGTGGCCGCGGTGGTTCTGGCCCGCTCGCCATTGCTGACCGACGCCGACCTGATCGATCGTGTCGCCGCCGGCCAGAAGGCGACGCAGAAGCTCATTGCCGACCGGCCCTCCGTCTCCATGACCGTTGCTGCCGCGATCGCCGAGATCGGCGAAGCCGAGGCGTGCTTGACGCTTCTTGCGAACCACGGCGCCGTTATCGCCTCGATGAGCTACAGGCGCATCGCCGAGCGGCACGGCCATCTGCCGGCGCTTCGCGAGGCGCTGATCGCCCACGAGACCTTGCCCGCGGACTGCCGCCACATGCTGCTCGTCAAGCTGGGCGAGGCGCTCCGGGGGGCTCCGCTGGTGCTTGCCTTGATGGGAACGGCGCGGGCCGAACGCGTCATGCGCGATGCCTGCATCAAGGCCTCCGTCACCCTTATTGACGGCACCCAGGCAGTCGAACACCGCGCATTGGTCGAGCATCTGCGGCTGCGAGGCGATTTGACGGCCTCATTCATCATTCGCACCGTCGCTCACGGCAAGGTCGACTTCTTCGGCGCCGCGCTGGTGGCGCTCACCGGACAATCGGAGCAGCGGGTGAGCGCGCTTCTGGCCGGCGGCAACGACGTTGCGCTGCTAGCGCTGTTTGCGTCCGCCGGTCTTTCCAAGGCAACGCATGGCATCATCCTGCAGGCACTCAAGATCTGGCGCGAGGTTGCCAATGGCAAGCGCGTCGCCGGCGTACAGGAAGTCAGCTGGCTGATGCTGAAGGAGTTGGGTGGGCAGGGCGCCGAGGGCGACTTGGCCGCGCTGGTGAAGTCGATCCACCTCGATGCGCTGCGTCAGAACGCGCGCGGTCATGCATTGGCCATCGCCGCCGCCTAA
- a CDS encoding MaoC family dehydratase: MAGLYLEEFTVDRVFQHTLRKTVTESDNMLFSVMTLNPQPLHIDFDFASKTEWGRPLVNSLFTLGLMIGIAVNDLTVGTTVANLGMKETIFPHPVFHGDTIRVETTVVSVRESKSKPDRGIVEFEHRAYNQSNVLVAKCIRQAMMLKRPA, translated from the coding sequence ATGGCCGGGCTCTATCTGGAGGAATTCACCGTCGACCGGGTTTTCCAGCACACGCTGCGCAAGACCGTGACCGAAAGCGACAACATGCTGTTTTCGGTGATGACGCTCAATCCGCAGCCGTTGCACATCGACTTCGACTTCGCGTCCAAGACCGAATGGGGCCGGCCGCTGGTCAACTCGCTGTTCACGCTCGGCCTGATGATCGGGATTGCCGTCAACGACCTTACCGTCGGCACCACGGTGGCCAATCTCGGCATGAAGGAAACCATCTTTCCGCATCCCGTCTTTCACGGCGACACGATCCGCGTCGAAACGACGGTGGTCTCGGTTCGCGAATCGAAATCGAAGCCCGATCGCGGCATCGTCGAGTTCGAGCACCGCGCCTACAACCAGAGCAATGTGCTGGTCGCCAAATGCATCCGGCAGGCGATGATGCTGAAAAGGCCGGCCTGA
- a CDS encoding nitroreductase family protein gives MKQPILDYLLTRNSAPIPELKAPAPSDAEIATIIAAASRVPDHGKLEPWRFILYRGETRVEVGKQLAALAESREGPLSDVRRDQELARFSRAPLVIGIVSVPKAHPKIPEWEKFLSGGMAAMNLMMAANALGYGTNMISNWYSDVPEGRALLGLAPDERVIGFVHIGTFAGTAPERPRPDPAKLYADYAGPWKPTAG, from the coding sequence GTGAAGCAGCCGATCCTCGACTACCTGTTGACCAGAAACTCCGCTCCCATCCCTGAACTGAAGGCGCCGGCGCCCTCGGATGCCGAAATCGCCACCATCATCGCCGCCGCCTCTCGCGTCCCGGACCATGGCAAACTGGAGCCGTGGCGCTTCATCCTCTATCGCGGTGAAACCAGGGTCGAGGTTGGCAAGCAGCTTGCCGCGCTGGCGGAAAGCCGGGAAGGGCCATTGAGCGATGTGCGGCGCGATCAGGAGCTCGCGCGGTTCTCGCGCGCGCCGCTGGTGATCGGCATCGTCTCCGTGCCCAAGGCGCACCCCAAGATCCCGGAATGGGAAAAATTCCTGTCCGGCGGCATGGCCGCGATGAACCTGATGATGGCCGCCAATGCGCTCGGCTACGGCACCAACATGATCAGCAACTGGTATTCCGATGTCCCCGAGGGCCGGGCGCTGCTCGGTCTGGCGCCCGACGAGCGGGTCATCGGCTTCGTGCATATCGGTACCTTCGCCGGCACCGCGCCGGAGCGCCCGCGACCCGATCCGGCCAAGCTCTATGCGGATTACGCCGGTCCGTGGAAGCCGACCGCCGGCTGA
- a CDS encoding FUSC family protein: MNWATLKERVDATFAGSLQPTRSDWIFALRTTTAALIALFAAYALKLEHPQWAMMTVFIVAQPVAGMVLAKGFYRLVGTIVGAAAAIGVTWLFGGSPWLFVAVLSLWIGLCTLVSSLLRNPEAYGAALAGYTAMIIGLPAFGQPHLVTELASARCIEIVLGIVCAAITSRLILPKLAGSAINARLQRSILDLAAYTEGAFSGADPAKLDATYRKLIADTQTLGEMRAYARLEAPSLATRAHPVRRTIGHLLSALSAARMLHSHAAPQNAALLPVRSQLKALVSELSSTPHALGDTKPWIERLDAIASEARRIPDGLAGEGEDPVGTVTRLTVAGEFAQSLRETLRGLDALRRPKTERAMRERRQPALVVHRDHHAAWRNAIRATVATMLVAAFWLATRWSEAAGTVILVAVVSSLFASRPAPAQVAWGFFKGSLLALPFAFLIGQLALPLLPGFGWFALFVVPVLVPAALAMANPRLVGVATAFAINFLAFLSPHQGMAYDPAGFFIGPVAALVGMLIAIGVFLVVLPVDPRVTVNRIAGAMREDLVRLCLHERVPRRSAFESLAYDRVNQLMPLAQQAGRKYEGLFEGSIASVTVGLEVLRLRAEQAAGTLPPALTVSIAESLRQLARDLLVRAPRESWKTGIAAMRKDAADIAAAGGAEALRIAASLRVIAAAVEDYPDFFRKD, from the coding sequence GTGAATTGGGCGACGCTTAAGGAACGGGTCGATGCGACCTTCGCCGGATCGCTTCAGCCGACCCGTTCCGACTGGATCTTCGCGCTGCGGACGACAACGGCCGCACTGATCGCACTGTTCGCCGCCTACGCACTCAAGCTCGAACATCCGCAATGGGCGATGATGACGGTGTTCATCGTCGCCCAGCCCGTTGCCGGCATGGTGCTGGCAAAAGGGTTCTACCGGCTGGTCGGCACGATCGTCGGCGCGGCTGCCGCCATCGGCGTCACCTGGCTGTTCGGCGGCAGTCCCTGGCTGTTCGTGGCCGTGCTGTCGCTGTGGATCGGGCTCTGCACGCTCGTCTCGTCGCTGCTGCGCAATCCTGAGGCCTATGGAGCCGCACTTGCCGGCTATACGGCGATGATCATCGGCCTGCCTGCCTTCGGCCAGCCGCATCTCGTCACCGAACTCGCCTCCGCTCGCTGCATCGAAATCGTGCTAGGCATCGTCTGCGCCGCCATAACAAGCCGGCTCATCCTGCCCAAGCTCGCCGGCTCCGCGATCAACGCCCGGCTACAGCGCAGCATCCTTGATCTCGCGGCCTATACCGAGGGCGCCTTTTCCGGCGCCGATCCGGCCAAACTCGACGCCACCTACCGCAAGCTGATCGCCGACACCCAGACATTGGGAGAGATGCGGGCCTATGCGCGGCTGGAAGCGCCGAGCCTCGCCACGCGCGCTCATCCGGTGCGCCGCACCATTGGCCATCTTCTGTCGGCGCTGTCGGCCGCGCGCATGCTGCACAGCCACGCCGCGCCGCAAAATGCCGCCCTTCTGCCCGTGCGCAGCCAGCTGAAGGCACTGGTTTCCGAACTGTCCAGCACGCCGCATGCGCTTGGCGATACGAAGCCCTGGATCGAAAGGCTCGATGCGATCGCCAGCGAAGCGCGTCGCATTCCCGACGGTCTCGCCGGCGAAGGCGAGGACCCGGTCGGCACCGTCACGCGCCTGACCGTCGCCGGTGAATTCGCGCAGTCGTTGCGGGAGACACTGCGCGGACTGGACGCACTGCGCCGTCCGAAAACCGAAAGGGCGATGCGCGAGCGCCGACAGCCGGCGCTGGTGGTGCATCGCGACCACCACGCAGCCTGGCGCAACGCCATCCGCGCAACGGTCGCCACTATGCTCGTCGCCGCCTTTTGGCTGGCGACGCGATGGTCGGAGGCGGCGGGCACGGTCATCCTCGTCGCCGTCGTCTCCAGCCTGTTCGCGTCCCGGCCCGCCCCCGCGCAGGTCGCCTGGGGTTTCTTCAAGGGCTCGCTGCTCGCCTTGCCCTTCGCCTTCCTCATCGGCCAGCTTGCCTTGCCGCTTCTGCCCGGTTTCGGCTGGTTCGCGCTGTTCGTCGTACCGGTTCTGGTTCCTGCCGCCCTAGCCATGGCCAATCCGCGCCTTGTCGGCGTCGCCACGGCCTTCGCGATCAACTTCCTCGCCTTTCTCAGCCCGCATCAGGGCATGGCCTATGATCCGGCCGGCTTCTTCATCGGTCCGGTCGCGGCGCTGGTCGGCATGCTGATCGCCATCGGCGTCTTTCTGGTCGTGCTGCCGGTCGACCCCAGGGTCACCGTCAATCGCATCGCTGGTGCCATGCGCGAGGATCTGGTGCGTCTCTGCCTGCATGAGCGCGTTCCGCGCCGCTCGGCTTTCGAAAGCCTTGCTTATGACCGCGTCAACCAGCTGATGCCGTTGGCGCAGCAGGCAGGCCGCAAATATGAAGGGCTGTTCGAAGGCAGCATCGCCTCGGTGACGGTCGGGCTGGAAGTGCTGCGCCTGCGCGCAGAACAGGCGGCCGGCACGCTTCCACCGGCGCTGACGGTTTCCATCGCCGAGTCGCTGCGACAGTTGGCGCGCGACCTTCTGGTGCGCGCGCCACGCGAATCCTGGAAGACCGGCATAGCCGCGATGCGCAAGGATGCCGCCGATATCGCAGCCGCCGGCGGCGCGGAGGCGCTGCGGATTGCGGCATCGCTGCGGGTGATCGCGGCGGCCGTCGAGGATTATCCCGACTTCTTCCGCAAGGACTAG
- a CDS encoding HpcH/HpaI aldolase/citrate lyase family protein, producing MRSLLFVPGDSERKLEKGFASQADVVIVDLEDSVAPQNKAAARAVASSFIAEHRAATKAAIYVRVNDLTSGLIDDDLAALVGAQPDGIMLPKSNSGQDVQHLSAKLRVHEARFGLPDGAIRILPIITETAAGVLAASTYAGTGSRLSGLTWGAEDLSAAIGARQARDGNGHYTDVFRLARALTLLAASSAEVAAVDTVFPNFSDMAAFEAECVEAERDGFTAKMAIHPAQVPVINKAFTPSREAVERSAAIVAAFAAAGDPGVVGIDGKMYDRPHLRLAERLLARAKAAGVAV from the coding sequence ATGCGCTCCCTGCTGTTCGTTCCAGGCGATTCCGAGCGCAAGCTGGAGAAGGGATTCGCATCTCAAGCGGACGTCGTCATCGTCGATCTCGAGGATTCGGTGGCGCCGCAGAACAAGGCCGCGGCGCGCGCGGTAGCCTCAAGCTTCATCGCCGAGCATCGCGCTGCTACGAAAGCGGCCATCTATGTACGGGTCAACGATCTGACGTCGGGACTGATCGACGACGACCTGGCGGCGCTGGTCGGCGCGCAGCCCGACGGCATTATGTTGCCGAAATCGAATAGCGGGCAGGATGTCCAGCACTTGTCGGCCAAGCTGCGCGTCCATGAAGCGCGCTTCGGCCTGCCCGACGGGGCCATCCGCATCCTGCCAATCATCACCGAGACGGCCGCGGGCGTGCTTGCCGCGTCGACCTATGCCGGCACCGGCAGCCGGCTGTCCGGGCTGACCTGGGGCGCGGAAGACCTTTCGGCGGCGATCGGCGCCCGCCAGGCGCGCGACGGCAACGGCCACTACACCGATGTCTTCCGGCTGGCGCGCGCGCTGACGCTTTTGGCGGCATCCTCAGCCGAAGTGGCCGCCGTGGACACGGTGTTTCCCAATTTCAGCGACATGGCCGCGTTCGAGGCCGAATGCGTGGAAGCCGAACGTGACGGCTTCACAGCCAAGATGGCCATCCATCCCGCCCAGGTGCCGGTCATCAACAAGGCCTTCACCCCGTCGCGCGAGGCGGTCGAACGGTCCGCGGCGATCGTCGCCGCCTTTGCCGCGGCCGGCGATCCAGGCGTGGTCGGCATCGACGGCAAGATGTACGACCGGCCGCATCTGCGGCTGGCCGAACGCCTGCTGGCGCGGGCCAAAGCCGCTGGCGTCGCGGTCTAG